The DNA window CCAGAGCAGCCAGATGCCGATCATGGCCACATAGGTCAGCTGGTGCAAAGCCTGATCAATCCCCGAGGCGCGCCAGTATGCAGCGTCGGCCGGTGTCAGGTTCTGATCCGACGTGAGACGCCCTTTCCACCAGTCGATGTGAAAGTGCACAGCCCATTCGGCCAGCACCAGAGGGAGGAAGAACCCGACCGGCGCACCGATCAGCGCAAAGGCAATTGCAGAGCCTGCGGCGTGGATCCCGGCATGCAGAAAACGGCCTGTGTGAAGATACTGATCACGCCCGTCCAGCATGCTTCTGGTCTGAAGAAAGTAATCGCCAAACATGTGTTTGATCTGCAGCAAACACAATAGCACCAGTAACGCACCAAAAGGTTCAGTCAATTCGTGTCCTTCCAAACACCGCCGCCTTAAG is part of the Roseobacter ponti genome and encodes:
- a CDS encoding DUF3307 domain-containing protein, translating into MTEPFGALLVLLCLLQIKHMFGDYFLQTRSMLDGRDQYLHTGRFLHAGIHAAGSAIAFALIGAPVGFFLPLVLAEWAVHFHIDWWKGRLTSDQNLTPADAAYWRASGIDQALHQLTYVAMIGIWLLWATG